A region of Phosphitispora fastidiosa DNA encodes the following proteins:
- a CDS encoding putative baseplate assembly protein, translating into MTLPTPNLDDRTFTQLLEKAKELIPRFSPEWTDHNTHDPGITFLELFAWVAETQQYYLNRIRDENYLKFLQLLGVRPKQASQAEVEVCFSVAGTVGEGVIIPKGTSILADEAVFETKEPLVMAAAKLIKVISSAGGGWVDHTEANSLQGLFYSAFGEEAEQGSGLYLGFSGDKPFPVSQKVSLTCNVFEDYRDAGGNPVTDGRATRKTVPSGIIEWEYFKKVKNSAGAWAPLQIIKDETGMLSRKGRLYFLAPGDWAARAIQPFPEKCSWIRATVREEGFELSPRLDSVALNTVPAVQQETFSEVFTFSGTGCRKYTFTATGLSLYGCNYVQVCDGSGFWNDWPDCKIEKNVNAGRITIHLDPGRQGGTMPKGRKNLRLVSYLPEWAGNGLIGSGSGLPHQKFTLEKIPVIPPSLVLQVGEPEQPGGQGPLLWQDWFVVEDFDASGPGDKHFVLTPESGEIVFGDGVNGAIPPASPNQETLNIRLISYRAGGGKQGNVSAGTVNRILRPVRAEGLVKVENRQPASGGISRELLEETKMRLRRSLQQGYRAVTTEDYERLACATPGIRVARAKAIPLFQTGLANYPGDSVPAVVTVVVVPFSYAARPIPSRGFMKNVFCHLNKYRLITTELDVQPPEYVVVSVGAAVVIGSRANPDNLRLKVNERLQSFLHPLSGGSDGTGWSFGRSVYKSEIFELLEKIPGVDYIKDVVLHAQGAGIVQDAEGNFTISPQSLVCSGEHEVEIIAPGQVSCRKRGI; encoded by the coding sequence ATGACACTGCCTACACCAAATTTGGATGACAGGACTTTTACCCAGCTTTTGGAGAAGGCCAAAGAGCTAATTCCCCGATTTTCGCCTGAGTGGACAGACCACAATACCCATGATCCGGGGATAACATTTCTGGAACTGTTCGCCTGGGTGGCTGAAACGCAGCAGTATTACCTGAATCGGATTAGAGATGAGAATTACCTGAAATTCCTCCAACTGCTGGGCGTCAGGCCAAAACAGGCCTCTCAGGCTGAAGTTGAGGTGTGTTTTTCTGTGGCCGGAACAGTCGGGGAAGGTGTGATTATTCCTAAGGGGACAAGTATTTTGGCAGATGAGGCAGTTTTTGAAACAAAGGAGCCCCTGGTGATGGCTGCCGCGAAGCTGATAAAGGTTATCAGTTCTGCCGGAGGGGGCTGGGTTGACCATACTGAGGCCAACAGCCTGCAAGGGTTGTTCTACTCGGCTTTTGGGGAAGAAGCGGAGCAGGGGAGCGGGTTGTACCTTGGGTTTAGCGGGGATAAGCCGTTTCCGGTTTCCCAGAAGGTCAGCCTGACCTGCAATGTTTTCGAGGATTACCGGGATGCCGGGGGAAATCCGGTGACTGACGGCAGGGCAACCCGGAAAACCGTTCCATCAGGCATAATTGAGTGGGAATACTTTAAGAAAGTCAAAAATAGTGCCGGCGCCTGGGCGCCCCTTCAAATAATTAAAGATGAGACTGGGATGCTTTCCCGGAAAGGACGCCTGTATTTTCTGGCCCCCGGTGATTGGGCGGCTCGTGCTATCCAGCCATTCCCGGAAAAGTGCTCCTGGATCAGGGCGACAGTCCGGGAGGAGGGATTCGAGCTGTCACCCAGGCTGGATAGTGTGGCGCTGAACACGGTTCCCGCTGTGCAGCAGGAGACCTTTAGCGAGGTATTCACATTTTCAGGGACGGGATGCCGGAAATATACGTTTACCGCAACAGGGCTTTCGCTGTATGGCTGTAATTATGTTCAGGTCTGTGATGGCAGTGGTTTCTGGAATGACTGGCCGGACTGTAAAATAGAAAAGAACGTGAATGCCGGCAGAATTACCATACATCTTGATCCTGGGCGTCAAGGGGGGACTATGCCAAAGGGACGTAAAAATTTGCGCCTGGTTTCATACCTGCCTGAGTGGGCGGGCAACGGCCTTATCGGGTCAGGCAGCGGCCTGCCGCACCAGAAGTTCACCCTGGAAAAAATTCCGGTGATACCCCCAAGTCTGGTCCTTCAGGTGGGAGAGCCGGAGCAGCCAGGTGGCCAGGGACCTTTGTTATGGCAGGATTGGTTTGTGGTTGAAGATTTTGATGCTTCCGGTCCCGGGGACAAGCATTTTGTGCTGACTCCGGAGAGTGGTGAAATTGTTTTCGGGGATGGAGTGAATGGCGCTATTCCGCCGGCTTCACCGAATCAGGAGACACTTAATATCCGGCTGATATCTTACCGGGCGGGCGGCGGTAAACAGGGTAACGTATCAGCCGGAACGGTTAACAGAATCCTCCGCCCCGTAAGAGCAGAGGGCCTTGTTAAAGTGGAAAACCGGCAGCCGGCCTCAGGAGGCATATCCCGGGAGCTTCTGGAGGAGACCAAGATGAGGCTTCGCCGGAGCTTGCAGCAGGGGTACCGGGCTGTTACCACTGAGGACTATGAACGCCTGGCTTGTGCCACCCCTGGGATTAGAGTGGCCAGAGCCAAAGCTATTCCCCTTTTTCAGACGGGTCTGGCTAATTATCCCGGAGATTCGGTTCCAGCAGTTGTTACTGTGGTAGTTGTTCCCTTCAGTTATGCTGCGAGACCTATACCCAGCAGGGGATTTATGAAAAATGTGTTTTGTCACTTGAACAAATACAGGTTAATCACAACTGAGCTGGATGTACAACCTCCCGAGTATGTTGTAGTCAGTGTCGGCGCTGCAGTGGTCATCGGCTCGAGGGCCAATCCCGATAACCTGAGATTAAAGGTCAATGAACGGCTGCAGAGCTTTTTACACCCTCTTTCCGGAGGTTCTGACGGAACGGGGTGGTCATTTGGACGCAGTGTTTATAAATCCGAGATATTTGAACTGCTGGAAAAGATTCCGGGAGTTGATTATATCAAAGATGTGGTTCTGCATGCCCAGGGGGCAGGAATCGTACAGGACGCAGAGGGGAATTTTACAATATCTCCTCAGAGTCTGGTATGTTCGGGGGAACATGAGGTTGAAATAATTGCTCCCGGTCAGGTGTCTTGCAGGAAGAGAGGTATATGA